The window CTGTGTAGTTACGAATATTGTTATCTGTTCCTTGTGAACCTAACCTAAAGGATGTACATTAATCGTCACAACATGAACGTGACTTAGCACAATGGCAATCGGACTAAGTCATCACACGTAGACAAATATTCCAACCGGACTCCTCCTTCAGACATACGAACATGGACCAGCCACACAACGACACTCATCTCAAATCAATGGGCTACATCCTGTGGCTCTTCGGTTTTCTCGGAGCCCATCGTTTCTATTACGGCAAACCTGGGTCAGGAACCCTCTACTTCTTCACTCTCGGCCTGTTCGGCATAGGTTGGCTTGTCGATCTCTTTCTTATCCCGGCAATGGACCGCGAGGCAGATTTTCGTTTTCGCAGCGGCAGATTGAACTATTCCCTCAGTTGGGTATTGCTGACTTTTCTCGGCCCTCTCGGTATCCACAGGATGTATATGGGGAAATGGGTAACAGGTATTCTCTATCTCCTGACCGGCGGCTTATTTTTAGTCGGTTACCTCTACGATTTCTGGACCTTAAACGATCAGCTGACCGTCATTCATGCCCAAGAAGGCGATTAAGCCCAGAACGCCCTTCCCCACAGCAGATTGGTCCACCCTCCGTGACTCCTCCTCGCATTGATGCTCACCTCCACCTGCCACCTGTAGGTCCTGCAGGGGAACATCTTTTTACCACCGCCCATGAGGCAGGAATCGGCATCCTGGCGGTAAACAGCACCTGCGAGCAGGATTGGCCGACAATCATCCATAGCGCCCGCCACTGCCCGGCAGTAAAACCCTTCCTCGGCATCCACCCTTGGTGGGCACACGAGGTCATCGTGGGATGGCAGGAACGGCTACTAGCTGAACTCGCCAACACCAGTGCCGGCATTGGCGAAATAGGGCTTGATGCCCTTGCTTCCGCGTCCCCGCTCGTCCAGGAAACCATCTTTATCCCCCAACTTGAAATGGCAGAAACCCTGGCCCGGACGGTGACCATCCATTGCTGCCGACGATGGGGACGCCTCATCGACTTGCTGAATGCCACCTGCAAAAAGCGCTCAACAGTAATTATTCACGGATTCAATGGTTCTATGGAGATCATGCGCCGCCTGCTTGACATCGGGGCCATGCTCTCCTTTGGTCCATCCCTGGCGGACCCTTCCAGAGTCAAAGTTCGGCAAGCTTTCCAAAAAGCTCCGCTTGACCGGATACTTTTCGAAAGTGACTGGCCGCCAAGGGTGTCAGCCAGCAACAATCACCCTGGCCAAAATGCACAAGGGCTCCCAACACCCGAGATGATTCTCTCTAACCTCTACTCCGTTGCTGCCACGCTCAAAGACATTAGCCCCCAGCAACTTCAAACCATGGTATGGAACAATGGACAGATTCTTACGCATTGAACGGCTGCTCGGACCCGAGGCCTTTGCTCGACTGAGAGACAATTTTGTCACCATAGCGGGATTAGGCGCCGTAGGCGGCCATGCCATGGAAGGGTTGGCCCGCGCCGGCATCAACCGCATCCGTCTGGTCGATTTCGATGTGGTCCGTACCCACAACATCAACCGCCAAATTATAGCGCTCGAATCTACAGTAGGCACACAGAAGGTAATTGCGGCACGCGACCGGATCTTACAGATTAACCCGGCAGCACAAGTGGAAATCATGCCAACCTTCATCGACCAGCACTCGGTGGGCACAATCCTTGACCCCAAGCCCGATCTGCTGATCGACGCCATCGACATGGTTGGGCCCAAGGTTGAACTCCTCGCCGCCGCCTTCGCCAGAGGCATCCCCATCATCTCATCCATGGGCGCTGCCTTAAGGACTGACCCAAGCCAAATCAAGCTCGCCGACCTTATGCAAACCAAAAAATGTCCGCTGGCCAGGCGCATCCGCAGACGATTGCGACTACGGGGCATCGAGCGCGGCATTCCATGCGTCTTCTCTACCGAACCCGTCGATTTCACATATGAAGAACCAGAGCAGGAGGTTGGCAACGAACACCTGTTGCCACACCAACCGAGCCCCCGTCGAGTCCTGGGCAGCCTACCCACCCTGACCGGAATCTTCGGGTTGATCATCGCCAACCAGGCCATCCGCCAGCTGTCAGGCCTTCAATACAAATCGTAACCTGCCATATTCCTATACCTAAAATACCGTCGGTCTTTATTTTGATGCGTGCACGACCTTCCCTTGTAGGCTATACTGCCGGCGCTTTTCACCTTTACCTTCACCCACCTAACTAACGACCACGACATCACAACTATGAAAATAACCGTAAAAAAGTATACAAAAAGCACAAAAACAGACTTACTCATCTATTGCCTGCCGCAAATCACCGACCCCAAAACAACCATCTTCCCCGGCCCACAATTCCTGGCCGATTCAGTGCAACGAGCACACTCCGCGGGTGACTTCACGGCAAGAGAAGGACAAACTCTGCTCTGCTACCCCCCCCTTGACGCTACGACAAAACACCTTGCCACCCGGCTTCTGGCGGTAGGTCTTGGCAAAGAGGAACTCAACCGAGAATCATTTCGCAAGTGCGGAGGCACCATTGCTTCCGTTGCCCAGAAAACCAAAGCGGCGCGAATTACGGTGATTGTACCAGAAGAGCTTGACTTCCCGCTCCAGGAGATGACTCAATCCCTGGTTGAAGGAGTTATTCTAGGCAGCTACACCTTCACCAGATATAAAACCGTGGGCGAAGACGATGATCCTCCTCATCTGATTGCTGAGTCCGTCTTCTCCGCAACCAAGCTCAAAGAGGCCGCTATTGCTGCCGAGCGTGGAAGACAAGGGGCAATAGCAGCCTGCCGGGCCAGGGATATGGCCAATGAACCCGCCAACAACTGGACACCAGACCATTTTGCACGCTACGCCAAATCATTAGCAAAAGAATATAAATTAAAATGCACCGTGTTGGGCAAAGAAGAACTTACCCACCTAAAGATGGGTGGAATCATTGGCGTCAACCAGGGATCGTCAACCCCACCTAAGTTGGTAATCCTCGAATACCGGACCAAAAAGGACGCCCCCACGCTAATGCTGGTCGGCAAGGGTTTGACTTTTGACTCAGGAGGCATCTCGATCAAACCCAGCCAAGGGATGCATGAGATGAAGTATGATATGTGCGGTGGCGCCGCAGTGCTCGCCTGTATGGAGGCCGTGGCCATGGAACGCCCGAAGCAACTCAACATCATTGCACTTGTGCCTGCTACAGACAATATGCCCGGGCCTAGCGCGCTGAAACCAGGAGACATTGTCACCCAATACAATGGCAAAACGGTAGAGATCATCAGCACTGACGCGGAAGGCCGCCTGATCTTGGCCGACGCCTTGGCCTACGGCATCGAAAAATTTCAACCTGAAGCGGTAATTGACCTGGCCACTCTGACCGGCGCGGTGATTATCGGCCTTGGCCATCATATCAGCGGCCTGATGAGCAATGACGACACACTGAGCGCCAAAGTTGAACGGGCCGGCAAAGAGAGTGGCGAACCGGTCTGGCGCCTTCCTCTGGGCAAGGAGTACACGAAACAGCTCGAATCAAAAGTAGCCGACCTCAAGAATGTTGGCGACAAAGGGGCAGGAACAATTACTGCGGGGGCCTACCTTCAGGAATTTATCGACAGCACCCCTTGGATCCACCTGGACATCGCTGGCACCGCCTGGAATTTCACGGAAAAATCCTATGTCCCAAAGGGCCCGTCCGGGATTGGAGTCCGCTTACTGCTTGAAGTGATCAGAAATTGGTAAGAGGGAAAGAGGAAGATGAAGGAGAAGCAAGAACACGCCCCTCCCTACTTGACAGCCAAGACCATGCCGATCTTTTTATCCTCATGGCATAAGTAATTCAGCAGCCAATTCGTAAGAAAATTCACCAACCCATCCGAATCAATCGTCTTCCCGTAACTACCGACCGGGGCGAGAGGAAGAAGAAGATCTTCGCTGTCCCTGAGAACGGTAAGGAGATGACCGTCGTTGCCCCCCCTGCTGCGGCTTAGAGGAGGAAGATTGAGACGAGGGTTTGCTGACTCCTTTAGGTGCGGGGACAATAAGGGCTTCGTCCGGCTGAACACAATCAAGTTTTCGACCAATATACGTTTCAATTGCTGGCAGATAGAAGGCTCCATCCTCATCTGCAAAACTGATGGCGATACCATCATGCCCAGCCCGCCCGGTACGGCCGATCCGATGGATATAATCCTCAGCCTCATACGGCAACGTATAGTTAAAAACATGACTGATGCCATCAATATGAATACCCCTTCCTGCCACATCGGTAGCCACCAAAACCTTAATCTGACCACCACGGAAACGTTCTAGGGTAGTCATTCTTTTTTTCTGGGCCACGTCGCCTGAAAGCATATCACAACTGATACCGTTACTGATCAGTCGATCTGTCAACCGCTGGGTTTCATCCCGACGGTTGGTGAATACCAGAACCTTATCCAAGTTCTCGCCCACAATCATGTTGTAGAGGATATTGTACTTCTCTTTGGCCGTAGCCAGATAAACGATCTGCCGGACCGTGTCAACAGCCACCTGCTCTGACGCCACCTCCACGTTAATCGGATTTACGCACCACTGACTGGCCAGATGTCGAACCTCGGGAGTGATGGTGGCAGAGAACATCAGGGTCTGCCGTTTTTCCTTAGGCGGGGTGCTGAATACGATCTTTCTCACATCAGGGATGAATCCCATATCCAGCATCCGGTCAGCCTCATCAACCACCATGACCTCAACTCTAGAAAGATCCACCACTCGACGACGCTGAAAATCAATTAAACGGCCTGGAGTCGCCACTACGATGTCAATTGGCCCCCGCTCCAAGACCTGCTGCTGCTTCTCATAATCCATGCCCCCAAAAACGGAGGCCAGTTGAAGCCCGCAATACTTAGCCAAGGTCTCACCATCCTTGGCAATCTGGATCACCAACTCCCTGGTCGGAGCGATAACCAGGGCCCTCGGTTGACCATTCTTTTTGTTACCGACTTCTGGGTCGGCCAGCAGCCGGGTCATGAGCGAAATCAAAAAGGCCGCGGTCTTCCCGGTCCCAGTCTGCGCCTGGCCAATGGCATCAAGGCCGGAGAGGGTGCCAGCCAGAGTTTTGGCCTGGATTGGGGTGCAATACTGAAAGCCAAGATCAGCAATGGCGTGCATGATCGTAACCGGCAGATCAAAATCATGAAACCGACTCTTACCCTCGGCAGGAACCACCTCAAATGCACTCACATCCCAGGATTCCTTATCTGTTGATTTAACCGGTTTTGGCCGACGATACCTAGGCTTTACCGGGGATTGCCGGGGAACTTCAACCTCTGGCGCTGAGGACTGAGCAGGTACGGACGGAATAACTTCTGAACTTGGTATCGGAGTATGCGTAATTCGGCTACTCGAGCGTTCTAAGCCTTTTAATGAACTGCGGACAAAAGAAATAATTTTTCGTAGCATGATTTCCTGATTGGGGAAGAGAACGGCAGATGATCATCGTTCGTTGATATGGAGGGGAGGGAAAAACAGATTGTGACACGTTGCTCATTGTCTTACAACGTTACCCACTGGTTGTACAGGAAAAATCACGGTTTGGGCCTCGATTTCAGTATTTGACCACCCTCTATGCCCTTGAAACTGTCGCCTGAAAAGCACGATTTCTGCCAGCTTCCTTCGCCCGGTACAGCGCC is drawn from Desulfobulbaceae bacterium and contains these coding sequences:
- a CDS encoding leucyl aminopeptidase, with the translated sequence MKITVKKYTKSTKTDLLIYCLPQITDPKTTIFPGPQFLADSVQRAHSAGDFTAREGQTLLCYPPLDATTKHLATRLLAVGLGKEELNRESFRKCGGTIASVAQKTKAARITVIVPEELDFPLQEMTQSLVEGVILGSYTFTRYKTVGEDDDPPHLIAESVFSATKLKEAAIAAERGRQGAIAACRARDMANEPANNWTPDHFARYAKSLAKEYKLKCTVLGKEELTHLKMGGIIGVNQGSSTPPKLVILEYRTKKDAPTLMLVGKGLTFDSGGISIKPSQGMHEMKYDMCGGAAVLACMEAVAMERPKQLNIIALVPATDNMPGPSALKPGDIVTQYNGKTVEIISTDAEGRLILADALAYGIEKFQPEAVIDLATLTGAVIIGLGHHISGLMSNDDTLSAKVERAGKESGEPVWRLPLGKEYTKQLESKVADLKNVGDKGAGTITAGAYLQEFIDSTPWIHLDIAGTAWNFTEKSYVPKGPSGIGVRLLLEVIRNW
- a CDS encoding DEAD/DEAH box helicase, yielding MLRKIISFVRSSLKGLERSSSRITHTPIPSSEVIPSVPAQSSAPEVEVPRQSPVKPRYRRPKPVKSTDKESWDVSAFEVVPAEGKSRFHDFDLPVTIMHAIADLGFQYCTPIQAKTLAGTLSGLDAIGQAQTGTGKTAAFLISLMTRLLADPEVGNKKNGQPRALVIAPTRELVIQIAKDGETLAKYCGLQLASVFGGMDYEKQQQVLERGPIDIVVATPGRLIDFQRRRVVDLSRVEVMVVDEADRMLDMGFIPDVRKIVFSTPPKEKRQTLMFSATITPEVRHLASQWCVNPINVEVASEQVAVDTVRQIVYLATAKEKYNILYNMIVGENLDKVLVFTNRRDETQRLTDRLISNGISCDMLSGDVAQKKRMTTLERFRGGQIKVLVATDVAGRGIHIDGISHVFNYTLPYEAEDYIHRIGRTGRAGHDGIAISFADEDGAFYLPAIETYIGRKLDCVQPDEALIVPAPKGVSKPSSQSSSSKPQQGGQRRSSPYRSQGQRRSSSSSRPGR
- a CDS encoding TM2 domain-containing protein, which codes for MDQPHNDTHLKSMGYILWLFGFLGAHRFYYGKPGSGTLYFFTLGLFGIGWLVDLFLIPAMDREADFRFRSGRLNYSLSWVLLTFLGPLGIHRMYMGKWVTGILYLLTGGLFLVGYLYDFWTLNDQLTVIHAQEGD
- a CDS encoding tRNA threonylcarbamoyladenosine dehydratase — translated: MDRFLRIERLLGPEAFARLRDNFVTIAGLGAVGGHAMEGLARAGINRIRLVDFDVVRTHNINRQIIALESTVGTQKVIAARDRILQINPAAQVEIMPTFIDQHSVGTILDPKPDLLIDAIDMVGPKVELLAAAFARGIPIISSMGAALRTDPSQIKLADLMQTKKCPLARRIRRRLRLRGIERGIPCVFSTEPVDFTYEEPEQEVGNEHLLPHQPSPRRVLGSLPTLTGIFGLIIANQAIRQLSGLQYKS